A genomic region of Deltaproteobacteria bacterium contains the following coding sequences:
- a CDS encoding MoxR family ATPase, giving the protein MNLPGDFSRFGGTSHYITSPALEQAVNASIALGRPLLIKGEPGTGKTVLAQHVAEALGLRLLRWHIKSTTRATDGLYVYDTVQRLHDSRFGDANVSDIKRYIRLGPLGQAFSSPEQVVLLIDEVDKADIEFPNDLLNELDQMCFDIPETSEHVEATHRPVMVITSNNEKELPDAFLRRCVFHYIEFPDEELMARIVRVHYPDLVDRLLTDCLAAFFQLRAVPGLRKRPSTSELLDWIAALKRSGVETARLGLQVPFLGTLIKKEQDLELIATAASGRRR; this is encoded by the coding sequence ATGAACCTCCCAGGAGACTTCAGCCGCTTCGGCGGTACCAGCCACTACATCACGAGCCCGGCGCTCGAGCAGGCGGTGAACGCCTCGATCGCCCTCGGACGCCCGCTGCTCATCAAGGGCGAGCCCGGGACGGGCAAGACCGTGCTCGCGCAGCACGTGGCCGAGGCGCTCGGCCTCCGCCTCCTGCGCTGGCACATCAAGTCGACCACCCGCGCCACCGACGGCCTCTACGTCTACGACACGGTTCAGCGCCTGCACGACAGCCGCTTCGGCGACGCGAACGTCTCGGACATCAAGCGCTACATTCGCCTCGGCCCTCTCGGGCAGGCCTTCAGCTCGCCCGAGCAGGTGGTGCTGCTGATCGACGAGGTGGACAAGGCGGACATCGAGTTCCCGAACGACCTGCTGAACGAGCTCGACCAGATGTGCTTCGACATCCCCGAGACGAGCGAGCACGTCGAGGCCACGCACCGGCCGGTGATGGTCATCACGAGCAACAACGAGAAGGAGCTGCCGGACGCCTTCCTGCGCCGCTGCGTCTTCCATTACATCGAGTTCCCCGACGAGGAGCTGATGGCGCGCATCGTTCGCGTGCACTACCCGGACCTCGTGGACCGGCTGCTCACCGACTGCCTCGCGGCCTTCTTTCAGCTCCGCGCCGTCCCCGGCCTGCGCAAGCGCCCCTCCACGAGCGAGCTCCTGGACTGGATCGCGGCGCTGAAGCGCTCGGGGGTGGAGACGGCGCGCCTCGGTCTGCAGGTCCCCTTCCTCGGCACGCTGATCAAGAAGGAGCAGGACCTGGAGCTCATCGCCACCGCGGCCTCCGGCCGTCGACGGTAG
- a CDS encoding NTP transferase domain-containing protein translates to MRALILASGARSLGCAGRFLGLTVVERVVKNLQRAGVDELTILGASSLLPPGLRAQVRWREDPEHEPAAIRAVLAEAPTPLLVVAGDAVYHPDLPKRLVAAGKESACSLVAAETPGHPLLWLVPERPLPPGGTELAPWVAALRAEESLRPHELREGTDFVTPVHDPTAERRATKLLLKTNWRPHDGIVAKLLNKHISVAISARLANTPITPNQMTVAAFVVALVGVGLAGLGSHWAFALGAALVQLQSILDGCDGELARLRYQSSRFGAWLDTIVDDILGAGWLVALGLGGTRATGHWAYLAVGAGAAFLHVSAVVLIYIALFRGGAGGHQDFKWWWEEGEGQNPHTHEPDLRALSTWGKYALKRDFYVLAFFVLACFNLRAIPLGISAAGAVSWFVVMMVQIGKRGLRLVE, encoded by the coding sequence GTGCGCGCGCTCATCCTCGCTTCCGGAGCCCGCAGCCTGGGCTGCGCCGGCCGCTTTCTCGGCCTCACGGTGGTCGAGCGCGTGGTGAAGAACCTCCAGCGCGCCGGCGTGGACGAGCTCACCATCCTGGGCGCATCGTCGCTCCTTCCCCCCGGGCTGCGCGCGCAGGTGCGGTGGCGCGAGGACCCGGAGCACGAGCCGGCCGCCATTCGCGCCGTCCTGGCCGAGGCCCCGACCCCCTTGCTCGTCGTGGCCGGGGACGCGGTCTATCACCCCGACCTGCCGAAACGCCTCGTCGCCGCCGGCAAGGAGAGCGCCTGCTCGCTCGTCGCGGCGGAGACGCCGGGTCACCCTCTCTTGTGGCTGGTGCCGGAGCGTCCCCTGCCCCCCGGCGGCACCGAGCTCGCCCCATGGGTCGCGGCGCTGCGGGCCGAGGAGAGCCTGCGACCCCACGAGCTCCGGGAGGGCACCGACTTCGTCACTCCGGTGCACGACCCCACCGCCGAGCGCCGGGCGACCAAGCTGCTCCTGAAGACCAACTGGCGCCCGCACGACGGCATCGTGGCCAAGCTGCTCAACAAGCACATTTCGGTGGCGATCTCGGCGCGCCTCGCCAACACGCCCATCACACCGAACCAGATGACCGTCGCGGCCTTCGTCGTGGCGCTCGTGGGCGTCGGGCTCGCGGGCCTCGGCAGCCACTGGGCCTTCGCCCTCGGGGCGGCGCTCGTGCAGCTCCAGTCCATCCTGGACGGCTGCGATGGCGAGCTCGCGCGGCTGCGCTACCAGAGCTCGCGCTTCGGCGCCTGGCTCGACACGATCGTCGACGACATCCTCGGAGCGGGGTGGCTCGTCGCGCTCGGCCTCGGCGGCACGCGTGCCACCGGGCACTGGGCCTACCTCGCGGTGGGGGCCGGCGCGGCCTTCTTGCACGTCTCGGCGGTGGTCTTGATCTACATCGCGCTCTTCCGCGGAGGCGCAGGAGGGCACCAGGACTTCAAGTGGTGGTGGGAAGAGGGCGAAGGCCAGAACCCGCACACGCACGAGCCCGACCTGAGGGCCCTCTCGACCTGGGGCAAGTACGCCCTGAAGCGCGACTTCTACGTGCTGGCCTTCTTCGTGCTGGCCTGTTTCAACCTGCGCGCCATTCCCCTCGGCATCTCCGCCGCCGGCGCGGTCTCGTGGTTCGTCGTGATGATGGTCCAGATCGGCAAGCGGGGCCTGCGGCTCGTGGAGTAA
- a CDS encoding polysaccharide deacetylase family protein has protein sequence MKGWRMARAALRTIFHTALVLGPAAGLLLSQSLHWRLVFGAATLVGVALIIWAGFVYIPGFDPFFRVPWRGPRRGRRLAITFDDGPNGAFTEEVLELFRRHGGKATFFMVGQSVEREPELARRVLAEGHAVGSHTYSHQKLHRLSRAEMVSEVERGHACLEAAGINGSRLFRAPHGLKTFALVRHLTRRGIRLIGWTDGVYDTDCPSAEIIAARALKKLRPGEILLLHDGKQGHDRRPMVTALDTILAACRERRLEPVTVPELLDSAR, from the coding sequence ATGAAGGGCTGGCGCATGGCGCGGGCGGCGCTCCGGACGATCTTTCACACCGCGCTCGTGCTGGGGCCGGCCGCCGGGCTCTTGCTCTCGCAGTCGCTCCACTGGCGGCTCGTCTTCGGTGCGGCCACGCTGGTCGGGGTGGCGCTCATCATCTGGGCCGGGTTCGTCTACATCCCCGGCTTCGACCCCTTCTTCCGCGTCCCGTGGCGTGGCCCGCGTCGCGGACGGCGCCTCGCCATCACCTTCGACGACGGACCGAACGGCGCGTTCACCGAGGAGGTGCTCGAGCTCTTCCGGCGCCACGGTGGCAAGGCCACCTTCTTCATGGTGGGGCAGTCCGTGGAGCGGGAGCCCGAGCTCGCGCGCCGCGTCCTGGCGGAGGGGCACGCCGTCGGAAGCCACACCTACTCGCACCAGAAGCTCCACCGGCTCTCGCGGGCGGAGATGGTCTCCGAAGTGGAGCGCGGACACGCGTGTCTCGAGGCGGCGGGGATCAACGGCTCGCGCCTCTTCCGCGCCCCGCACGGGCTCAAGACCTTCGCCCTCGTGAGGCACCTCACGCGGCGCGGGATCCGGCTCATCGGCTGGACCGACGGCGTGTACGACACCGACTGCCCGAGCGCGGAGATCATCGCCGCGCGGGCCCTGAAGAAGCTTCGCCCGGGGGAGATCCTGCTGCTGCACGACGGCAAGCAGGGGCATGATCGCCGGCCGATGGTGACGGCGCTGGATACGATCCTCGCGGCCTGCCGCGAGCGACGGCTCGAGCCCGTGACGGTCCCCGAGCTCCTCGACAGCGCCCGATGA
- the asnB gene encoding asparagine synthase (glutamine-hydrolyzing): MCGLAGYLCRDPRRGAPVELVARMTQALAHRGPDAQGTHVVGPLALGHARLAILDLRPEANQPMLSADGQVALVLNGEIYNYRELAAELGARGVSLRTRSDTEVLLELYRQRGPDCVTALQGMFAFALWDAREQRLLLARDRVGKKPLYYFDGLRGLSFASEVQALLCDPDLPREVDPEGLHLYLTLGYVPSRVSTFRQVRKVPPATVLLFEGERRLSRRYWRLAFGPEDRRPARALADELRERLSVAVTRRLVSDVPLGAFLSGGIDSSAVVGLMAQASTRPVKTFSIGFEEQDHSEVRFARQVARRFGTEHHEELVRVDAAELLPELAHRYGEPFADPSALPTYCLARLTRKHVTVALSGDGGDEVLAGYTRYAHEQGAALFDRLPRGLAHGVAQAVSRLPAGGGRLGEAVASLRQHARTLQLPGLTRYAARFGNLATPLLRGLYGPELRRAALLDAEALFAEVLAGGTARHPVDRLLELDVETYLPDDIFVKVDIASMAHALEVRAPFVDHELMEFCARLPVRLKLRAFRGKLLLRRALADLLPRAVLHRRKRGFSIPHSRWLRGRMRPMLEELVLGPRALSRGYFDAPALRRLVTDHLAGTEDHGLRLWNLMVLELWHRAFIDAPAPRAELPSRPLQVAP; encoded by the coding sequence ATGTGCGGCCTGGCCGGTTACCTCTGTCGAGATCCGCGGCGCGGCGCGCCGGTGGAGCTGGTGGCGCGCATGACGCAGGCCCTCGCGCACCGGGGCCCCGACGCCCAGGGGACGCACGTGGTCGGCCCGCTGGCCCTCGGACACGCGCGGCTCGCCATTCTGGATCTACGCCCCGAGGCCAACCAGCCGATGCTGAGCGCGGACGGACAGGTCGCGCTCGTCTTGAACGGCGAGATCTACAACTACCGCGAGCTCGCGGCCGAGCTCGGAGCCCGCGGGGTGAGCCTGCGCACGCGCTCGGACACCGAGGTGCTCCTCGAGCTCTACCGGCAACGCGGCCCCGACTGCGTCACCGCGCTGCAGGGGATGTTCGCCTTCGCGCTCTGGGACGCCCGCGAGCAGCGACTCCTCCTCGCGCGGGACCGCGTGGGGAAGAAGCCCCTCTACTACTTCGACGGACTGCGGGGCCTCTCCTTCGCCTCGGAGGTTCAGGCCCTCCTCTGCGATCCGGACCTGCCGCGCGAGGTGGACCCCGAGGGGCTGCACCTCTACCTGACCCTCGGGTACGTGCCGAGCCGCGTCTCCACCTTCCGGCAGGTGCGGAAGGTCCCCCCGGCCACGGTGCTGCTCTTCGAGGGAGAGCGGCGCCTGAGCCGGCGCTACTGGCGCCTGGCCTTCGGGCCCGAGGACCGAAGGCCCGCGCGCGCCCTCGCCGACGAACTCCGCGAGCGTCTTTCCGTCGCCGTCACGCGGCGACTCGTCTCGGACGTGCCGCTCGGGGCTTTCCTCTCGGGGGGCATCGATTCCTCGGCCGTGGTGGGCCTCATGGCGCAAGCCTCGACGCGCCCCGTGAAGACCTTTTCCATCGGCTTCGAGGAGCAGGACCACTCCGAGGTCCGCTTCGCCCGGCAGGTCGCGCGGCGCTTTGGCACCGAGCACCACGAAGAGCTCGTGCGCGTCGACGCCGCGGAGCTCCTCCCCGAGCTCGCGCATCGCTACGGTGAGCCCTTCGCCGACCCGTCGGCCCTGCCCACCTACTGCCTCGCGCGGCTCACCCGAAAGCACGTCACCGTCGCGCTCTCGGGAGACGGCGGCGACGAGGTGCTGGCCGGCTACACGCGCTACGCGCACGAGCAGGGGGCGGCGCTCTTCGACCGTCTTCCGCGCGGGCTGGCCCACGGGGTGGCGCAGGCGGTGTCGCGCCTCCCGGCCGGAGGCGGACGTCTCGGCGAGGCGGTGGCCTCGCTCCGGCAGCACGCACGCACGCTCCAGCTCCCGGGCCTCACCCGCTACGCCGCGCGCTTCGGCAACCTGGCCACGCCGCTTCTGCGCGGGCTCTACGGGCCGGAGCTCCGGCGCGCCGCGCTGCTCGATGCCGAGGCGCTCTTCGCGGAGGTGCTCGCTGGGGGCACGGCGCGGCATCCGGTGGATCGGCTCCTCGAGCTGGACGTGGAGACCTATCTGCCCGACGACATCTTCGTGAAGGTGGACATCGCGTCGATGGCCCACGCCCTCGAGGTGCGCGCCCCCTTCGTGGATCACGAGCTGATGGAGTTCTGCGCGCGCCTCCCCGTGCGTCTCAAGCTCCGCGCCTTTCGCGGCAAGCTCCTGCTCCGGCGAGCGCTCGCGGACCTGTTGCCCCGCGCCGTCCTCCACCGGCGCAAGCGGGGTTTCAGCATTCCGCACAGCCGGTGGCTCCGCGGCCGCATGCGCCCGATGCTCGAGGAGCTGGTGCTCGGCCCGCGCGCCCTCTCGCGGGGCTACTTCGACGCGCCCGCGCTCCGGCGCCTCGTGACCGACCACCTGGCGGGCACCGAGGACCACGGCCTGCGCCTCTGGAACCTGATGGTCCTCGAGCTCTGGCACCGCGCGTTCATCGACGCGCCGGCCCCTCGCGCAGAGCTCCCCTCCCGTCCCCTCCAGGTGGCCCCCTGA
- a CDS encoding polyhydroxyalkanoic acid system family protein yields the protein MKIDANHAFTVEEAQARIKALTDYWAKRYGVQTLWNGSTAQISGKVRGVSFNGQIAVDAQSVRADVKAGFLAEKLGGRSYVDGKLRDYLNPGHTVEQLQARVAAA from the coding sequence ATGAAAATCGACGCAAATCACGCCTTCACCGTCGAGGAAGCCCAGGCCCGGATCAAGGCGCTCACGGACTACTGGGCCAAGCGCTACGGGGTGCAGACCCTGTGGAACGGCAGCACGGCCCAGATCTCGGGCAAGGTGCGCGGAGTGAGCTTCAACGGGCAGATCGCGGTGGACGCGCAGTCCGTGCGCGCCGACGTGAAGGCCGGGTTTCTCGCCGAGAAGCTGGGCGGACGCTCGTACGTGGACGGCAAGCTCCGCGACTACCTGAACCCGGGGCACACCGTCGAGCAGCTTCAGGCCCGGGTCGCCGCGGCCTGA
- a CDS encoding glycosyltransferase, whose protein sequence is MTTRPVRLLFVIKNLQQGGTETQLLRLVSKLDPARFTFHLCTVADEVHFSELPPGEPRYRLGAGSSPSRAIAGLARVIDELEPDLIHSFRDQVNLYVRLALRRTKHQPVWLASVRGRPIYPHHLAMYRTLSRRTFAVTVNSAGLAQILVRQGRVPPKKIAVVPNFIDGDRFRPATDAERARARERLELDPQALVALHPARLSYVKNQLGIVLALGLLRRSGRLREELVVLFAGRPRDRVPARLLPEWARFLGVERHVRILGAQPEIVPLYQAADLVLLPSFVEGMPNASLEGQLSGLPNLVTREANRDEIVRDGVSGRVVSALSPWSLADALSELLTRSPEERRRMGLAGREWVMERFDPGAVRERLEALYLSAAASARPAGGRPGAQAAATRA, encoded by the coding sequence ATGACGACTCGCCCCGTCCGACTGCTCTTCGTGATCAAGAACCTCCAGCAGGGGGGGACCGAGACGCAGCTCCTCCGGCTCGTCTCGAAGCTCGACCCCGCGCGCTTCACCTTCCACCTCTGCACGGTGGCCGACGAGGTGCACTTCTCCGAGCTGCCCCCCGGTGAGCCCCGCTACCGCCTGGGAGCCGGCTCCTCGCCGAGCCGCGCCATCGCCGGCCTCGCGCGCGTGATCGACGAGCTCGAGCCGGACCTGATCCACTCCTTCCGCGATCAGGTGAACCTCTACGTGCGGCTCGCGCTGCGACGCACGAAGCATCAGCCGGTCTGGCTCGCGTCAGTGCGGGGACGACCGATCTATCCCCACCACCTGGCCATGTACCGCACGCTCAGCCGGCGCACCTTTGCCGTGACCGTGAACTCGGCGGGGCTGGCGCAGATCCTGGTGCGGCAGGGGCGCGTTCCGCCGAAGAAGATCGCCGTGGTGCCGAACTTCATCGACGGCGACCGCTTCCGTCCGGCCACGGACGCGGAGCGCGCGCGGGCTCGCGAGCGTCTCGAGCTCGACCCGCAGGCGCTCGTCGCGCTGCACCCCGCGCGGCTGTCGTACGTGAAGAACCAGCTCGGCATCGTCCTCGCGCTAGGCCTGCTGCGCCGCTCCGGACGGCTTCGGGAGGAGCTCGTGGTGCTCTTCGCCGGCCGACCGCGAGACCGGGTCCCCGCGCGGCTCCTCCCCGAGTGGGCGCGCTTTCTCGGCGTGGAGCGGCACGTGCGGATCCTGGGGGCGCAGCCGGAGATCGTCCCGCTCTACCAGGCCGCGGATCTGGTGCTGCTGCCGTCGTTCGTGGAGGGGATGCCGAACGCCTCGCTCGAGGGGCAGCTCTCGGGGCTACCGAACCTGGTCACGCGCGAGGCCAACCGGGACGAGATCGTGCGGGACGGGGTGAGCGGCCGCGTGGTCTCGGCGCTCAGCCCGTGGTCGCTCGCCGACGCGCTCTCGGAGCTCCTCACGCGCTCGCCGGAGGAGCGCCGCCGGATGGGCCTCGCCGGGCGCGAGTGGGTGATGGAGCGCTTCGATCCGGGTGCAGTGCGCGAGCGCCTCGAGGCGCTCTATCTGTCGGCGGCGGCCAGCGCGCGGCCGGCCGGGGGGAGGCCTGGCGCTCAGGCCGCGGCGACCCGGGCCTGA
- a CDS encoding VWA domain-containing protein: MSSPPLLGFFYELRERKVPVGLQEWMALMEALGKGLHQSSLTAFYQLARAVLIHSEAHFDAYDQAFAHYFHGVESERLDVTDELLEWVKDPALLAYLSEEERAALKALSLEELRRLLEERLKEQQERHQGGSRWIGSGGTSPFGQGGQHPSGVRIGGGGGKSAAQVAAERRFRAYRNDLVLDVRQIQLALRKLRELRREGHEQELALEETVDKTCKNAGELELVFRPPRRNSVKVILLMDVGGSMDPHARVMSQLFSAAHATKHFRDFQAFYFHNCVYAQVFKDAWFREAVPVADLLRTYGPNYKLIVVGDALMHPMELLEPGGAIEYWHHNLTPGIVWLRRLTEHFERAVWLNPEPPRFWNHTTVRAIRGLYPMYPLTLEGLEEAVGALVKARHVKPVAIDEPDPFGYPYD; this comes from the coding sequence ATGTCGAGCCCGCCCCTCCTCGGCTTCTTCTACGAGCTTCGGGAGCGCAAGGTCCCCGTCGGCCTGCAGGAGTGGATGGCCCTGATGGAGGCCCTCGGCAAGGGGCTGCACCAGAGCAGCCTGACGGCCTTCTACCAGCTCGCGCGCGCCGTCCTGATCCACAGCGAGGCGCACTTCGACGCCTACGACCAGGCCTTCGCGCACTACTTCCACGGCGTCGAGAGCGAGCGCCTGGACGTGACCGACGAGCTGCTGGAATGGGTGAAGGACCCGGCGCTTCTCGCCTACCTGTCCGAGGAGGAGCGCGCAGCTTTGAAGGCCCTATCTCTGGAGGAGCTCCGGCGCCTGCTCGAGGAGCGGCTCAAGGAGCAGCAGGAGCGGCACCAGGGGGGGAGCCGCTGGATCGGCAGCGGCGGGACCTCGCCCTTCGGGCAGGGGGGCCAGCATCCGTCGGGCGTGCGCATCGGCGGCGGCGGCGGCAAGAGCGCGGCCCAGGTAGCCGCCGAACGACGTTTCCGCGCCTACCGCAACGACCTGGTGCTGGACGTGCGGCAGATCCAGCTCGCGCTGCGCAAGCTGCGGGAGCTGCGGCGCGAGGGCCACGAGCAGGAGCTGGCCCTCGAGGAGACGGTCGACAAGACCTGCAAGAACGCCGGCGAGCTGGAGCTGGTCTTTCGCCCGCCGCGGAGAAACAGCGTGAAGGTGATTCTCCTCATGGACGTGGGCGGGAGCATGGACCCGCACGCGCGCGTGATGAGCCAGCTCTTTTCGGCCGCGCACGCCACGAAACACTTCCGCGACTTCCAGGCCTTCTACTTCCACAACTGCGTCTACGCGCAGGTCTTCAAGGACGCCTGGTTTCGCGAGGCGGTGCCGGTGGCGGACCTTTTGCGCACCTACGGGCCGAACTACAAGCTGATCGTCGTGGGGGACGCGCTGATGCACCCCATGGAGCTGCTCGAGCCCGGGGGCGCCATCGAGTACTGGCACCACAACCTCACGCCCGGGATCGTCTGGCTCCGCCGGCTGACCGAGCACTTCGAACGCGCGGTCTGGCTCAACCCGGAGCCGCCGCGCTTCTGGAACCACACCACGGTGAGGGCCATCCGGGGCCTCTACCCCATGTATCCGCTCACGCTCGAGGGGCTCGAGGAGGCCGTGGGCGCCCTCGTCAAGGCGCGCCACGTCAAGCCCGTGGCCATTGACGAACCCGATCCCTTCGGGTACCCATACGACTGA